The following DNA comes from Cedecea neteri.
CACAACCGCGCAGGAAAGACCGGCCACGCCGGCCACGGTCTGGGTGCAGGTTGAAGTGGCAGACTCGCCGCACCTGATTGAGCGATTTACCCACCTGTTTGATACCCATCAGATGAACATTGCCGAGCTTGTTTCCCGCACTCAGCCTGCGGAGAACGGCGTGGGGCCGCGCCTATATATTCAGATAACGGCCCACAGCCCCGGTTCTCAGGATGCGACAATTATCGAGCAAGCGTTTAAAGCCCTATGTACAGAACTGAAAGCAGAAGGCACTATTAACGTGGTTAACCCACAGCAAGATGATTAAAGACGGAGAGTAGTGATGAGCCCACTGAAAGCCGGTGATATTGCACCGAAATTTAGCTTGCCCGATCAGGACGGCGAACAAGTAAATTTAACCGACTTCCAGGGACAGAGAGTTCTGGTTTATTTCTATCCAAAAGCAATGACACCAGGCTGCACCGTGCAGGCATGTGGTTTGCGCGACAACATGGATGAGTTGAAAAAGCGTGGCGTGGAAGTGCTGGGCATCAGCACCGACAAGCCGGAAAAACTTTCCCGTTTTGCCGAGAAAGAGCTGCTTAACTTCACCCTGCTTTCTGATGAAGACCACCAGGTTTGCAGTCAGTTTGGCGTGTGGGGCGAGAAATCTTTTATGGGCAAAACCTATGACGGCATTCACCGTATCAGCTTCCTGCTGGACGGCGACGGTAAAGTGGAGAAGGTGTTTGACGATTTCAAAACCAGCAATCACCACGATATCGTTGTGAACTGGCTGACCGAAAACGCCTGAGAACAGATAAAAAAGCCGACATCTCCGTCGGCTTTTTTCTTATCGAGTATTCCGCTTCGTAAGGCAGCGATTTTCTCAGTTATGAAGCAAGTAGGTCATAATGCTGTTCAATGAATTGGGGTAAAGTCGTTAAAGGTTGCCCAATAATTTCTATCCCCACCTCATCCAGCCCCTCAAGCAATCTCTCGCGCTGATCCTGTTTGATAGCCAGGAAATGCAAACGCAGAAAATCATTCTCGGGTATGCCGAGCTGCGTTAAGAATTCATCCACCGAAACATGTTCAAATTGAATATCTTTGCCTAAGGTATCTGCCAATACCTGCGCTATTTCGGCATGGCTGTATTCTACAGGCCCATGAAGTGAATAAATTTTTCCGACATGTTTTCCGGGTTCTATCAGCATACTGGCGACAACGCGGGCAATATCTGCAGCAGCGATAGGGGCAAAACGGCTGTCTGGATCAAACGGCGTCACATAGCGGCCACCGCGAATTAAATGGGCTGAATATAATAGCCACTCGGCAAAAAGGGTGACCCGGAGATGAGCCGTCGGAATGCCCGACCAGTCTAATACCTGCTCCGCAATCCAGTGTTTGAGGGTTTGAGGACTCGTGGCATCAGGTCGCGACTGCTTCTGAGACATATTAACGATCAGTTTAATTTTTGCCTCTTTGGCTGCCTGGGCAAAAATTGCCGTCGCCTCCACAAGCCCTTCCGCTAAAGGGTAACAAAAATAGGCTGCTGTCACGCCCTCCAGCGCCTGGCGCATTTGCCGAAGCTGGAGCATATCAGCGACCACGACTTCAGCCCCTGACGCACGTAATTTTGCGGCACGCTCATCCTCACGGCGAACCAAAGCCCGAACTTTATGGCCCTTTTCAAGCAGGAATTTTACCGTAGGGGATCCCGTATCACCTGCCGCAGCGGTAACCAAAAATGTGTTCATTTTTTCTTTCCGAAAGTCCAGGCGCGTTGCCCGGTAAACCAGATGTGGACAGCCCTGATTACAGGGTGGCGAAATGGTGCTCCAGCCCCTTAGGATTGCTTTCCCAGAAGCGTGAAACCTGCACCGAAACAGGATCAGGATAAATATCTTCCCGCTCTTCAAGCAGGCCTTTCACAATCTCTTCTGCGGCAACGGTTGGCGATGTTTTTTCCGCATGCCGATCGGACGCCATATCGGTATCAATAGGGCCAGGGAAAATACCCACCACGTTAATATTCTGGGATTTCAATATAACGCGCGCGGCCTGGGTTGCTGAAAGCAGTGCGGCCTTAGAGGCGGAATACCCCGCAGTTTGGGACATAGGCGCCAGCGCCAGCACGCTCAGCACATTGGCAATCACGCCCACCTCTTTTTTGCCCATAAACGGCGCAAAAGCTTGAAGAACCCGCACCGTACCGTAATAGTTGACATCCATATCAGTCATCAGCTCGGCAAAAGTCGCCGTCAAAATCGTATTGTCATTCATCACCCCGGCGTTATTAACCAAAATATCAAGCTCACCGATTTTCTGAGCCGCGGCATGAACACTCTCCGGCTTCGTCACATCCAGCTGCACAGCAATCACACGATCGTCGCCATAGTCCCGCAGCGCTTGAGGATCGCGAGCACCAGCATAAACCTTGCCCGCTCCGTGCCTGAGAAATGCACTCACCAATTCAGCGCCAATCCCCCGGTTTGCACCGGTAACGAAAACTGTTTTGCCTTGAATATTCATATCAATGACCTTTTGGGTTAATTCACCTTCTGGTGATGTCTTCATACGCGCAGAATTTATCCTGTACGCTTCGTTTCTATTTCAGAGGCAAGCCGTAACGCATTGGAAATGCCGTCCTTGAGCAACTGCGTAGACAAAGCCTCATCGGTAACAATACGAGAAAGCTGAAGCGTGCCGACCATGACGGCCCAAACAGCACCGGCGACTCTCATTCGGGCCTCAGCCCCGGCCTCAACCGGCAGACAATCAGCTATACGCTCAATAAAGCTGAGCGTTTTTCTCGTTATCATTGACCGGGTGTCTTCCGGTCGATTTTTCAATTCCGATGCAAGCGAGGCGAACACACATCCCTTGTCGGGATTATCGCGATGCCCTGGACTCAGGTAGCGCGACAAAATATGCTCCAGACTGACCGGCGAACTGCCGTCCCCTTCAGCAAAAATGCTGCAAAAAGTTTCATCTGCGGCAATCCCCACCGCTTCCTGAATCAACTCTTCTTTAGATTTGAAGTGACTATAAAATCCACCAACGGTCAGCCCTGCATGCTCCATCAATGCAGCGACGCCAACTTTTTCAATGCCTTCCTCACGGAAACGTTGTGAAGCAACCTTAACAATGTGCTTGTGCGTTTCCTCTTTATGCCCTTTTGCATAACGCATGAAACTGCCCTCTTTTTAGCGTGCTTAGTCAGCATTAAATTATATTTATAATATAACCACTCGTCGCACAGCCAACATCTCTTTTGATGTCGGGTTATCCGTTATCCTGCAAAAGGGAGAAAACCGGCAACAGCCTCAGCCCTGAACCACGTTGGCGGTGGCTGACGTACTGTCAGAAACTCGCGGCCACATGGCGCCAGACAACTCGGTCATTACGCAAATCACCGCTGAAACCACGATGGCCACTGCAACAATCGAGAACACCCCCACCAAAGAGAGATGGAAATACGTGACGCCCAGCCACCCGCCACCGGCTGCAATCAACAAGCGCGCCGTGCCGGCCAGGAAAATACGCCACATATAGCCACTTCCCTGCGCGGCAAAGCTCAGCGCGAAAACAATCCCACTCGCAGCATAGAATGGGGCAACAATTTCCAGATAGAGCGAACCCGTTTTCATAATCGCCGGATCGTGGGTGAACAGCCCCATCCACAGCGCCGGGAAAAGAGCCACAATTACACCAATGACTTCGACAATCGTGACGCTTACCGCCACCCCAACCCACGCAATTTTTCTGGCGCGGGCAATCTGACCTGCGCCCACGTTCGTCCCGACCATAGTGAGGATCGCGGTTCCCATTGCGAATAAAACAGGGATAAGAACGTAGTCCAGTCGGGATGCTGTGCCATAACCGCCGATAGCATCGAGGCCAAACCGCCCGACAGCGCCGGTCACGAGCAGAACCATGACATTCAGTTGCAGTGTCCCAAGCGCGGCCAGCACGCCCACCTTGAGAATGTCGCCGAATAACCGACCACGCAGAGGAGAGAGCCTCAAACGTAGCCCGGAACGCCCGCTGGCCATGTAGCGCAGCAATGCCAGGGCAGCCAGCCAGTAGTAGAGGCTCACGGCCACACCGGCCCCCGCGATGCCAAGGCCTTTGATCGGGCCAAGGCCGAAAATAAACAGCGGCGAGAGAGGAACCAGCACAATAGCGCCGATAAACGTCACCAGGGCCGGCACTTTCACGTTCCCGACGCCCCTGAGAACAGCAGAAAGCAGGTTAACTATCCAAATCGGTACCGCCGCAATAAAAACAAATATTGAGTATGTCTGCGCGGCATGAAGCGCCTCGCCGGACCCACCGAGAGCAGCATAAAGCACCGGCCCAAAGCCGATAACGCTCACAGTAAAAAGCAGGCCAAAGGCCACTGCCACCACGACCGCATGCAGGATCAGGGCATTCACATCATCATGCCGGCCAGCACCAGCCGCCCGTGCAACCGCAGAAGCCACTCCTCCTCCAATGCCCCCGGCAGCCATCATTGTCATTAACATCCACAGGGGAAACACCATCGACACGCCAACCAAAGCTGACGTTCCGAGGAAAGAGACATAATAGGTCTCAGCCACGTTGACCAGAGTTTGTGCCGCCAGCACAGCAACGGTGGGGAGAGCAAGGCGCATCATTGTTGAAAACACTGGCCCACTCAGCATTTGTTCCCGCATGTGCCGTTTGGCATTCTCACGATCGTTCTGAATCTTCATGTTGCCCTCTCTGCCGCCGCTCATTAACCCAGTCACGGTCGATTCGCGTAGCCTTAATAATGATTACATTATGATCATAATACTATGCAGCAAAAAAACGGAATACAAGAGGGATCGAAACAAATAGTCCATCGATCGTTTTCCAGGGGAAGATTACAGACGCCTTCGTGTAGTCGCCCCCGTAGGCAGGAACTGAACACGAATAGCGCGTGAGAATTTGAAGCTTGGGAAGGGTCATGCAGTAAGGCATCAGGCAGAAAGAGGCCGCCTGACGGGAGGGGCGACCGGCGACGGAGGATATCTAAATACCGCCGCCAATCCCTTATCGCTACTCGCGATTCACCGCGTCATCCACCACCGAAGCATCCGGCCAGGCATGAACCACGGCTTTAATCAGCGTTGCCAGCGGAATAGCAAAGAACACGCCCCAGAATCCCCACAGCCCGCCGAAAATCACCACTGACAGAATAATCACCAGCGGATGAAGATTCACCGCCTCCGAGAACAGCACCGGCACCAGCAGGTTGCCATCCAGCGCCTGAATAATCAGGTACACGCCAAACAGCGTCCAAAACTCAGTGCCCAGGCCAAACTGGAACAACGCCACGCCAATAACCGGAATAGTGACCACAAACGCGCCGATGTAAGGGATCAGCACCGAGAAGCCAACCAGCACCGCCAGCAGCAGCGAATAATTCAACCCGAAGACAATAAAGCCGATGTAGGTCGCCACGCCCACGACGATCATCTCCAGCACTTTACCGCGAATATAGTTGGTGATTTGCTGGTTCATCTCCAGCCAGACTTGCCCGGCCAGACCGCGGTTGCGCGGCAAAACACGGCGCACGGCATTCAGCATCTGCTCTTTGTCCTTCACCAGGAAGAACACCATCAGCGGCACCAGGATCAGGTAAATAGCCAGCGTCAACAGCCCAACCAGCGACGCCAGCGAGAACTTCACCACCTGGTCGCCCATGCCGGAAAGCCGACTGCGAACGTTTTCGGCCATGGCGTCAATGATGCCCGCATCTACCAGCGCCGGATAACGCTTCGGCAATGTGGCAGCAAAATCGGAAAGCTTGTTAAGCATTCCTGGCATATCGCGAATCAGGTTGATGCCCTGCTGCCAGGCAACGGGCGCCACAAACAGCACCATCAGCAGCAAAATGCCGACAAACAGCACCAGCACAATGGTGGTGGCCCACGTTCGGGAACAACCGATACGCTCGAGGCGCACCGTAGGCCACTCAAGCAAATAGGCCAGAACGATGGCAACCAGCAGCGGTGCCAGCAGACCATGCAGGAAGAACAGGATGCAAAAACCCGCCACCAGAATAACCAACAGGGCAATCGCCTCCGGGTCGCTGAAACGACGGCGATACCACTGCAACAACATGTCGAGCATACATCCCTTCCGTGAAGTTTTTTTTGATGCCGAATTGTATCGAAATGTCACCGCAAAGACTTTGCTTTTTACGGCGGATTACAAAGGAGAATCCACCAAATAAAATCTTCGCAGCTTCAACGCCCTACAGTACACTTCTTTAAGCGAACAAACTTGTACTCATCGTGTCAAAATCTGACAACGACTCAACGGGACAGTAGTTATGGTTAGGCAGTTGAAAAAGACCCTGATTGCAACACTTACGGCCTCGCTGCTGGTAGGAACCCTACTGCCAGCGCGCGCAGATGTGGCTGACCAACTCCCTGATATGGGAACCTCCGCGGGCAGCACGCTCTCTATTGCGCAAGAAATGCAGATGGGCGATTTTTACGTCCGTCAGCTGCGTGGCAGCGCCCCGCTGATTAACGATCCGCTGCTGACGCAGTACATTAACTCGCTGGGCATGCGGCTGGTTAGCCATGCTAATTCGGTGAAGACCCCGTTCCATTTCTTCCTGATCAACAACGACGAAATCAACGCCTTCGCCTTCTTTGGCGGCAATGTGGTACTGCATTCGGCGCTGTTCCGTTATGCCGATACGGAAAGCCAGCTGGCTTCTGTTATGGCCCACGAAATCTCCCACGTCACTCAGCGCCACCTGGCGCGTGCGATGGAAGATCAAAAGAAAAATGCGCCGCTGACCTGGGTCGGTGCCTTAGGCTCAATTCTGCTGGCAATGGCCAGCCCTCAGGCCGGGATGGCCGCCCTGTCCGGGACGCTGGCCGGGACGCAGCAAGGCATCATCAGCTTTACGCAGCAGAATGAGCAGGAAGCTGACCGGATCGGTATTCAGGTACTGCAGCGCTCGGGGTTTGATCCTCAGGCGATGCCTGGCTTCCTCGAAAAACTGCTCGACCAGGCTCGCTACTCCTCTCGCCCGCCGGAAATTCTGCTGACTCACCCACTGCCGGAAAGCCGCCTCGCAGATGCCCGCAACCGCGCCAACCAAATGCGCCCGGTGGTGGTTCAGTCCTCGGAAAGTTTCTACATGGCGAAGGTTCGCACCCTGGGGATGTATAACTCGGGCCGCAATCAGCTAACCCCTGACTTGCTGGACGCCTGGTCAAAAGGCAACGTGCGCGAGCAAAACGCGGCGCAATATGGCCGCGCGCTGCAGGCTTTGCAGGCGGATAAATACGACGAGGCCAGAAAAGCGCTGCAGCCACTGATTAGCGCCCAGCCGGGCAATCCATGGTATCTCGATCTGGCCACCGATATCGATCTCGGCCAGCACAAAGCCAACGACGCGATCAACCGGCTGAAAAACGCCCCGGACCTGAAAAATAACCCGGTGCTGCAGCTGAACCTCGCCAATGCTTACCTTGAAGGCGGGCAGACCGCCGAGGCAGCAACGCAGCTTAATCGCTACACGTTCGCCCACCCTGACGACACCAACGGCTGGGATTTACTGGCTCAGGCACAGGGGAAACTCGGCAACCGCGATCAAGAATTAGCGGCACGTGCCGAAGTCATGGCGCTCAATGGCCGTCTGGATCAGGCTATTTCAATGCTCAGCAGCGCCAGCTCGCAGGTCAAACTCGGCAGTCTGCAGCAGGCCAGGTACGACGCCCGGATCGATCAATTGCGCCAGCTGCAGCAGCGCTTTAAACCTTATATGAAGATGTAACAGGAGTCCGTATGTCCACGAAGGTCGAAATTTATCACAACCCACGCTGCTCCAAGAGCCGTGAAACGCTGAACCTGTTGAAGGAAAAAGGCGTTGAGCCAGAAGTAGTGCTTTACCTGGAAACGCCGCCGGACGCAGCCACGGTCAAATCGCTGCTGAAAAAACTGGGCTTTACCAGCGCACGGGAACTGATGCGCCGCAAAGAAGACCTGTACAAAGAACTGAAGCTGGACGACGCCAGTCTCAGCGAAGAAGCGCTCATTCAGGCGATGATTGAGCACCCGAAACTTATCGAGCGCCCTATAGTTCTCGCCAACGGCAAAGCCCGTATTGGTCGCCCGCCGGGACAGGTGCTCGAGATCCTCTGACCTGCCCCGCCCGTTCCCTCTCCGGGAACGGGTTAGCCGCTCACCGGCACAATTTTCAGCTCCGCCAGCCCCACGCCAATCTTACGCGGCTCATGCCCAAGAATATTACCTTCGTTGGACAACTGCGGCTTAGGCGGCTCAATAGTCAGCACTTTGCTGCCAGCCGGGTTATCAAAACGTAGCGTGACGGTAGAAAGCTGGTCGCCAAAAGTAATAGTTTGCTCTTCATCACCGACTTTTACCGAAACCGGCTCGCCGACGTTTGGCCCAAAGGCTTTGGCCACCAGCACCAGATCAAACGTGGTCGGCAGCGGATCCTGATACTCAATGGTCACCACAGGCGCCATGTTGGCGTTTGACCAGCGGCCCCAGGCTTCCGGGCGCGAAATGCCGCTGAACTGCTTCACGCTCTGCGGCGCCCCGGCCACGTTAAAGATAAAGCTGTCCGCCTGGTAGCGAATGCTGTTCTCATCCGCCTTCAGCAGAGCCACATTATTTTTGAAACGCTCGTTACTCAGCGTTTGCTCGTCAAACTGCACGTTATATTCATCCAGCGGTTTGTCCACCAGCCGCACCGTTGGCTCCCCGCCAAGCTGGCCCTGGGCTACGCACAAACCAGTAGAAAGCGCGAGCTGTGGCTCCCACAGACGCGCCATTTTGTAGCAGCGGTCGGCCCAGATAAACCGGTCGTCGCTTTTAAAATCCGCCAGCTGGTAGCGCAGCGGCGCGGAGTACTCGCTTTCCGGCAACGGTTCAATTTTGCCTTTGCCAATTTTGAGCAATAGCGGCAGCTTGAAGTGCGCACCTGAATAGCTGAACGTGTTCTTCTTCTGATCGATGCTGTAGCGGCTGATGGTTTTCGGGAAGTTCCACAGATCGATC
Coding sequences within:
- a CDS encoding glycine cleavage system transcriptional repressor, encoding MTPSSHHYLVITALGADRPGIVNTITRHVSSCGCNIEDSRLAMLGEEFTFIMLLSGTWNAITLIESTLPLKGAELDLLIVMKRTTAQERPATPATVWVQVEVADSPHLIERFTHLFDTHQMNIAELVSRTQPAENGVGPRLYIQITAHSPGSQDATIIEQAFKALCTELKAEGTINVVNPQQDD
- the bcp gene encoding thioredoxin-dependent thiol peroxidase, translating into MSPLKAGDIAPKFSLPDQDGEQVNLTDFQGQRVLVYFYPKAMTPGCTVQACGLRDNMDELKKRGVEVLGISTDKPEKLSRFAEKELLNFTLLSDEDHQVCSQFGVWGEKSFMGKTYDGIHRISFLLDGDGKVEKVFDDFKTSNHHDIVVNWLTENA
- a CDS encoding NmrA family NAD(P)-binding protein, whose protein sequence is MNTFLVTAAAGDTGSPTVKFLLEKGHKVRALVRREDERAAKLRASGAEVVVADMLQLRQMRQALEGVTAAYFCYPLAEGLVEATAIFAQAAKEAKIKLIVNMSQKQSRPDATSPQTLKHWIAEQVLDWSGIPTAHLRVTLFAEWLLYSAHLIRGGRYVTPFDPDSRFAPIAAADIARVVASMLIEPGKHVGKIYSLHGPVEYSHAEIAQVLADTLGKDIQFEHVSVDEFLTQLGIPENDFLRLHFLAIKQDQRERLLEGLDEVGIEIIGQPLTTLPQFIEQHYDLLAS
- a CDS encoding SDR family oxidoreductase gives rise to the protein MKTSPEGELTQKVIDMNIQGKTVFVTGANRGIGAELVSAFLRHGAGKVYAGARDPQALRDYGDDRVIAVQLDVTKPESVHAAAQKIGELDILVNNAGVMNDNTILTATFAELMTDMDVNYYGTVRVLQAFAPFMGKKEVGVIANVLSVLALAPMSQTAGYSASKAALLSATQAARVILKSQNINVVGIFPGPIDTDMASDRHAEKTSPTVAAEEIVKGLLEEREDIYPDPVSVQVSRFWESNPKGLEHHFATL
- a CDS encoding TetR/AcrR family transcriptional regulator, producing MRYAKGHKEETHKHIVKVASQRFREEGIEKVGVAALMEHAGLTVGGFYSHFKSKEELIQEAVGIAADETFCSIFAEGDGSSPVSLEHILSRYLSPGHRDNPDKGCVFASLASELKNRPEDTRSMITRKTLSFIERIADCLPVEAGAEARMRVAGAVWAVMVGTLQLSRIVTDEALSTQLLKDGISNALRLASEIETKRTG
- a CDS encoding MATE family efflux transporter — its product is MKIQNDRENAKRHMREQMLSGPVFSTMMRLALPTVAVLAAQTLVNVAETYYVSFLGTSALVGVSMVFPLWMLMTMMAAGGIGGGVASAVARAAGAGRHDDVNALILHAVVVAVAFGLLFTVSVIGFGPVLYAALGGSGEALHAAQTYSIFVFIAAVPIWIVNLLSAVLRGVGNVKVPALVTFIGAIVLVPLSPLFIFGLGPIKGLGIAGAGVAVSLYYWLAALALLRYMASGRSGLRLRLSPLRGRLFGDILKVGVLAALGTLQLNVMVLLVTGAVGRFGLDAIGGYGTASRLDYVLIPVLFAMGTAILTMVGTNVGAGQIARARKIAWVGVAVSVTIVEVIGVIVALFPALWMGLFTHDPAIMKTGSLYLEIVAPFYAASGIVFALSFAAQGSGYMWRIFLAGTARLLIAAGGGWLGVTYFHLSLVGVFSIVAVAIVVSAVICVMTELSGAMWPRVSDSTSATANVVQG
- a CDS encoding AI-2E family transporter, producing the protein MLDMLLQWYRRRFSDPEAIALLVILVAGFCILFFLHGLLAPLLVAIVLAYLLEWPTVRLERIGCSRTWATTIVLVLFVGILLLMVLFVAPVAWQQGINLIRDMPGMLNKLSDFAATLPKRYPALVDAGIIDAMAENVRSRLSGMGDQVVKFSLASLVGLLTLAIYLILVPLMVFFLVKDKEQMLNAVRRVLPRNRGLAGQVWLEMNQQITNYIRGKVLEMIVVGVATYIGFIVFGLNYSLLLAVLVGFSVLIPYIGAFVVTIPVIGVALFQFGLGTEFWTLFGVYLIIQALDGNLLVPVLFSEAVNLHPLVIILSVVIFGGLWGFWGVFFAIPLATLIKAVVHAWPDASVVDDAVNRE
- the bepA gene encoding beta-barrel assembly-enhancing protease, with the translated sequence MVRQLKKTLIATLTASLLVGTLLPARADVADQLPDMGTSAGSTLSIAQEMQMGDFYVRQLRGSAPLINDPLLTQYINSLGMRLVSHANSVKTPFHFFLINNDEINAFAFFGGNVVLHSALFRYADTESQLASVMAHEISHVTQRHLARAMEDQKKNAPLTWVGALGSILLAMASPQAGMAALSGTLAGTQQGIISFTQQNEQEADRIGIQVLQRSGFDPQAMPGFLEKLLDQARYSSRPPEILLTHPLPESRLADARNRANQMRPVVVQSSESFYMAKVRTLGMYNSGRNQLTPDLLDAWSKGNVREQNAAQYGRALQALQADKYDEARKALQPLISAQPGNPWYLDLATDIDLGQHKANDAINRLKNAPDLKNNPVLQLNLANAYLEGGQTAEAATQLNRYTFAHPDDTNGWDLLAQAQGKLGNRDQELAARAEVMALNGRLDQAISMLSSASSQVKLGSLQQARYDARIDQLRQLQQRFKPYMKM
- the arsC gene encoding arsenate reductase (glutaredoxin) (This arsenate reductase requires both glutathione and glutaredoxin to convert arsenate to arsenite, after which the efflux transporter formed by ArsA and ArsB can extrude the arsenite from the cell, providing resistance.), translated to MSTKVEIYHNPRCSKSRETLNLLKEKGVEPEVVLYLETPPDAATVKSLLKKLGFTSARELMRRKEDLYKELKLDDASLSEEALIQAMIEHPKLIERPIVLANGKARIGRPPGQVLEIL